A single window of Oerskovia paurometabola DNA harbors:
- a CDS encoding pyruvate dehydrogenase has protein sequence MALGLGRPQDKRNRTVADLLVAQLIEAGVERIYGIVGDSLNPVVDAVRRSQKGKGKGIEWVHVRHEEAAAFAAAAEAEVTGKLAVCAGSCGPGNLHLINGLYDANRSKVPVLAIASHIPSAQIGTSFFQETHPDRLFTECSVYSEMISSATQAPRVINSAIHHAYGAPGVAVLTIPGDVADLDAAAEVIDVAVHPAKPRIVPDPDALRTLADAINKAKKVTIFAGVGTRGAHDDVIALADKIAAPIGHSLRGKEWIQYDNPFDVGMSGLLGYGAAHDAMQEADLLVLLGTDFPYDQFLPASVRTAQVDIDPTHLGRRTRLDVAVVGDVGETVRLLLPLVNPAKNRSFLDGMVAKHEKSMTGVVGAYTKDVEKHSPIHPEYVADVLDQEASDDAVFTVDTGMCNVWAARYISPNGKRRVIGSFLHGSMANAVPHAIGVAAAQPDRQVVAMAGDGGLSMLLGELITIKAYELPVKIVLFDNASLGMVRLEMLVDGLPMFGTESPHVDYAAVANAIGIPSVRVERAKDVRGALRGALSRPGPALVDVVTDPRALSLPPTITAGQVRGFAVAMSKEVLGGGMGEVVSMARANLRNVPRP, from the coding sequence ATGGCTCTCGGACTCGGCCGGCCCCAGGACAAGCGCAACAGGACGGTCGCCGACCTGCTCGTCGCGCAGCTCATCGAAGCGGGGGTCGAACGCATCTACGGGATCGTGGGCGACAGCCTCAACCCTGTGGTCGACGCGGTCCGGCGCAGCCAGAAGGGGAAGGGCAAGGGCATCGAGTGGGTGCACGTGCGCCACGAGGAGGCCGCCGCGTTCGCCGCCGCGGCCGAGGCGGAGGTCACCGGGAAGCTCGCGGTGTGCGCGGGCTCGTGCGGGCCCGGCAACCTGCACCTCATCAACGGTCTGTACGACGCCAACCGTTCCAAGGTGCCCGTCCTCGCGATCGCGAGCCACATCCCGAGCGCGCAGATCGGGACGAGCTTCTTCCAGGAGACGCACCCCGACCGGCTGTTCACCGAGTGCTCGGTGTACTCCGAGATGATCTCGTCGGCCACGCAGGCGCCGCGCGTCATCAACTCCGCGATCCACCACGCGTACGGCGCCCCGGGCGTCGCGGTCCTGACGATCCCGGGTGACGTCGCGGACCTCGACGCGGCGGCCGAGGTCATCGACGTCGCCGTCCACCCCGCGAAGCCCCGGATCGTCCCGGACCCCGACGCGCTCCGGACCCTGGCCGACGCGATCAACAAGGCCAAGAAGGTCACGATCTTCGCGGGCGTGGGGACCCGCGGGGCGCACGACGACGTGATCGCGCTCGCCGACAAGATCGCGGCTCCCATCGGCCACTCGCTGCGCGGCAAGGAGTGGATCCAGTACGACAACCCGTTCGACGTCGGGATGAGCGGCCTGCTCGGTTACGGCGCCGCGCACGACGCCATGCAGGAGGCCGACCTCCTGGTCCTGCTGGGCACCGACTTCCCGTACGACCAGTTCCTGCCGGCCTCCGTGCGGACCGCGCAGGTCGACATCGACCCCACGCACCTGGGCCGTCGGACCCGGCTCGACGTCGCCGTGGTCGGCGACGTCGGCGAGACCGTACGGCTCCTGCTGCCGCTCGTGAACCCGGCCAAGAACCGCTCGTTCCTCGACGGCATGGTCGCCAAGCACGAGAAGTCCATGACGGGCGTGGTCGGGGCGTACACCAAGGACGTCGAGAAGCACTCGCCCATCCACCCCGAGTACGTCGCGGACGTCCTGGACCAGGAGGCCTCCGACGACGCGGTGTTCACCGTGGACACGGGCATGTGCAACGTGTGGGCCGCCCGGTACATCAGCCCCAACGGCAAGCGGCGCGTCATCGGTTCGTTCCTGCACGGGTCCATGGCCAACGCGGTGCCGCACGCGATCGGCGTCGCCGCCGCGCAGCCCGACCGCCAGGTCGTCGCCATGGCGGGCGACGGCGGGCTGTCGATGCTGCTGGGCGAGCTCATCACGATCAAGGCCTACGAGCTGCCCGTGAAGATCGTCCTGTTCGACAACGCGAGCCTGGGCATGGTGCGCCTCGAGATGCTCGTCGACGGGCTCCCCATGTTCGGCACCGAGTCGCCGCACGTCGACTACGCCGCGGTCGCGAACGCGATCGGCATCCCGTCGGTGCGGGTCGAGCGCGCCAAGGACGTGCGCGGTGCGTTGCGCGGCGCCCTCTCGCGCCCGGGGCCCGCGCTGGTCGACGTCGTGACCGACCCGCGCGCACTGTCCCTGCCCCCGACCATCACGGCCGGGCAGGTGCGCGGCTTCGCGGTCGCGATGAGCAAGGAGGTCCTGGGCGGCGGCATGGGCGAGGTCGTGTCGATGGCACGGGCGAACCTGCGCAACGTGCCGCGGCCGTAG
- a CDS encoding phosphotransferase family protein produces MLTKMTVTDDQLSRIVSPLGEIADAAPLDGGLFASTFRVDLTDGRRLVVKITSADTSRLLRYEHGILGTEEDVYRRVADRPDLLMPRVVHSDFSRTALDGDALVVTFLDGDVWNALPPLDDAATERVRHDLGAFMARLHTVTGDAFGYPAPASGMSAPTWPEAFGLMVDALLADAETWEVDLPAEALRAVVARHHDALAEVTVPRLVHADLWPGNLFLASGPLDVADATADPADPADGHSPLRLSGVIDTERCLWADPLYELAGADQLGLGPVPPAIAEGYRSAGGLLPVEEPWSTSPTPGEIPPDDGAPLERDAVGRVRPGASTLGAGDVRLLLYRAYISAVLVTEVVPRDYQGEWVQGYRDTAAANLDVLLDQLSR; encoded by the coding sequence GTGCTCACCAAGATGACGGTCACCGACGACCAGCTCTCCCGCATCGTGTCCCCGCTCGGCGAGATCGCCGACGCCGCCCCCCTGGACGGCGGCCTGTTCGCCTCCACGTTCCGGGTCGACCTCACGGACGGTCGGCGCCTCGTCGTGAAGATCACGAGCGCCGACACCTCCCGCCTCCTGCGCTACGAGCACGGGATCCTCGGCACCGAGGAGGACGTCTACCGGCGCGTCGCGGACCGCCCCGACCTCCTCATGCCGCGCGTCGTCCACAGCGACTTCAGCCGCACCGCGCTCGACGGCGACGCCCTGGTCGTCACGTTCCTCGACGGCGACGTGTGGAACGCCCTGCCCCCGCTCGACGACGCCGCGACGGAGCGTGTGCGACACGACCTCGGCGCGTTCATGGCCCGCCTGCACACCGTCACGGGCGACGCGTTCGGCTACCCCGCCCCCGCGTCCGGGATGAGCGCCCCGACGTGGCCCGAGGCGTTCGGTCTCATGGTCGACGCTCTCCTCGCGGACGCCGAGACCTGGGAGGTGGACCTCCCTGCCGAGGCTCTGCGGGCCGTGGTCGCGCGCCACCACGACGCCCTCGCCGAGGTCACGGTGCCGCGCCTCGTCCACGCCGACCTGTGGCCGGGCAACCTCTTCCTCGCGTCCGGGCCCCTCGACGTGGCGGACGCCACGGCGGACCCGGCGGACCCCGCCGACGGGCACTCCCCGCTGCGGCTGAGCGGCGTGATCGACACCGAGCGCTGCCTGTGGGCCGACCCGCTGTACGAGCTCGCTGGCGCCGACCAGCTCGGCCTGGGTCCCGTGCCGCCCGCGATCGCCGAGGGCTACCGCTCGGCGGGCGGCCTGCTTCCCGTCGAGGAGCCGTGGTCCACGTCTCCCACACCGGGTGAAATCCCGCCCGACGACGGCGCTCCCCTCGAGCGCGACGCCGTCGGGCGGGTGCGCCCCGGGGCGAGCACGCTCGGGGCCGGTGACGTGCGCCTGCTGCTGTACCGGGCGTACATCAGCGCGGTGCTCGTGACCGAGGTCGTCCCGCGCGACTACCAGGGCGAATGGGTCCAGGGGTACCGGGACACGGCCGCGGCGAACCTCGACGTGCTGCTGGACCAGCTCTCACGCTGA
- a CDS encoding MFS transporter, whose amino-acid sequence MVQDPPRAAADDSRNPYRVVLSKPGALNFSAAAVVARLPMSMVGIGIVLMIQGIYGSYALAGRVSAAYVIAQAIASPQIARYVDRVGQAKVMRPLLVVSTLGLVGLILSAVNQAPEIWLYVSAVVAGASIGSYGSMVRARWSHAVKDPRQLHTAYSLESALDELVFVVGPVLATLLATEVTDSAGIIVPAVAAVVGGVWFLSQRRTEPPVIPVVPGVKHGSAMRSPGMIVLAVVFVAMGFIFGATDVSTIAFAEEQGSKSASGLILAVFAMGSLISGLAYGARHWVSPLWKRFAIGMVALALGVSLFFVVTSLPMLAVVMFVTGFTIAPTLINGNALVQNLVTPHQLTEGLAWVGTSLGVGVSFGASIAGSRIDAAGAHAGFQVVMIAAGLAVVAVLASLRVLRRGAPRPDTTDTSGPSEALAPDEA is encoded by the coding sequence GTGGTACAAGACCCCCCTCGCGCAGCGGCAGACGACTCCCGCAACCCCTACCGTGTCGTCCTCAGCAAGCCGGGGGCGCTGAACTTCTCGGCCGCCGCCGTCGTGGCGAGGCTCCCGATGTCCATGGTCGGCATCGGCATCGTCCTGATGATCCAGGGCATCTACGGCTCCTACGCCCTGGCCGGACGCGTGTCCGCGGCCTACGTGATCGCGCAGGCCATCGCCTCGCCGCAGATCGCGCGCTACGTCGACCGCGTCGGCCAGGCCAAGGTCATGCGCCCGCTGCTCGTCGTGAGCACCCTCGGGCTCGTGGGCCTGATCCTGTCCGCGGTCAACCAGGCCCCCGAGATCTGGCTCTACGTGAGCGCCGTCGTCGCGGGCGCGAGCATCGGCTCGTACGGCTCGATGGTCCGCGCGCGCTGGAGCCACGCCGTCAAGGACCCACGGCAGCTCCACACCGCCTACTCCCTGGAGTCCGCGCTCGACGAGCTCGTGTTCGTCGTCGGCCCGGTCCTCGCGACGCTGCTCGCGACCGAGGTCACCGACTCCGCAGGCATCATCGTCCCCGCGGTCGCGGCCGTCGTGGGCGGCGTGTGGTTCCTGTCGCAGCGCCGCACCGAACCGCCCGTGATCCCGGTCGTCCCGGGCGTCAAGCACGGTTCGGCGATGCGATCGCCCGGCATGATCGTGCTCGCCGTGGTCTTCGTCGCGATGGGCTTCATCTTCGGCGCGACCGACGTCTCGACCATCGCGTTCGCCGAGGAGCAGGGGTCCAAGTCGGCGTCGGGCCTCATCCTGGCGGTCTTCGCGATGGGCTCGCTCATCTCGGGCCTGGCCTACGGCGCACGCCACTGGGTCTCGCCGCTGTGGAAGCGGTTCGCGATCGGCATGGTCGCGCTCGCCCTGGGCGTCTCGCTGTTCTTCGTGGTCACGTCGCTGCCCATGCTGGCCGTCGTCATGTTCGTCACGGGCTTCACGATCGCCCCGACCCTCATCAACGGCAACGCGCTGGTGCAGAACCTCGTGACGCCGCACCAGCTCACCGAGGGGCTCGCGTGGGTCGGCACGTCGCTGGGCGTGGGCGTGTCGTTCGGGGCGTCGATCGCGGGCTCGCGCATCGACGCCGCGGGCGCGCACGCGGGGTTCCAGGTCGTCATGATCGCCGCGGGCCTCGCGGTGGTCGCGGTCCTCGCGTCGCTGCGGGTCCTGCGCCGGGGGGCGCCGCGCCCTGACACGACCGACACGTCCGGCCCGTCGGAGGCTCTCGCACCCGACGAGGCGTAG
- a CDS encoding NfeD family protein, translating into MSDPGGYAVITFVVVGIVGLALVLVSMILGEFIELGDGAVSGTSLGVGAIVFGATGAIVVSNDLPVVLAYVGSVALAALAILLVAVLTAKLRASDDAVPVSLVGVQGTATSDISPATGEVSLDAAHELERRLAWADEPIPSGARVVVLEQSGTRVRVRRYFPND; encoded by the coding sequence GTGAGCGACCCTGGGGGGTATGCGGTGATCACGTTCGTCGTCGTCGGCATCGTCGGGCTCGCGCTCGTCCTGGTCTCGATGATCCTCGGGGAGTTCATCGAGCTCGGTGACGGCGCCGTCTCCGGGACCTCGCTGGGCGTCGGGGCGATCGTGTTCGGCGCGACCGGGGCGATCGTCGTCTCGAACGACCTGCCGGTCGTCCTCGCGTACGTGGGCTCCGTGGCCCTCGCGGCTCTCGCGATCCTCCTCGTGGCCGTGCTCACGGCCAAGCTCCGCGCGTCCGACGACGCGGTCCCCGTCTCGCTCGTCGGCGTCCAGGGCACCGCGACGAGCGACATCTCGCCCGCGACCGGTGAGGTCTCGCTCGACGCCGCGCACGAGCTCGAACGACGCCTCGCCTGGGCCGACGAGCCGATCCCCTCGGGCGCTCGCGTCGTCGTCCTCGAGCAGTCCGGCACGCGCGTGCGCGTCCGGCGGTACTTCCCCAACGACTGA
- a CDS encoding GNAT family N-acetyltransferase encodes MSEQTQEIAVVDNPAEERFEARTPEGEVAGFAAYVRQPGQVVFTHTEVDDAFAGHGVGSTLARGALDQVRASGQKVVPLCPFIRAFVQLHEEYQDLVAR; translated from the coding sequence GTGAGCGAGCAGACGCAGGAGATCGCGGTCGTCGACAACCCGGCCGAGGAGCGCTTCGAGGCACGCACCCCGGAGGGCGAGGTGGCGGGCTTCGCCGCGTACGTGCGACAACCCGGCCAGGTCGTGTTCACCCACACCGAGGTCGACGACGCCTTCGCGGGGCACGGCGTCGGGTCGACGCTCGCGCGCGGGGCGCTCGACCAGGTACGGGCCTCGGGGCAGAAGGTCGTGCCCCTGTGCCCGTTCATCCGGGCGTTCGTGCAGCTCCACGAGGAGTACCAGGACCTGGTAGCGCGCTGA